One Malaclemys terrapin pileata isolate rMalTer1 chromosome 7, rMalTer1.hap1, whole genome shotgun sequence genomic region harbors:
- the LOC128841104 gene encoding neurotrypsin-like isoform X3 — protein sequence MELPKALRCLILLLSLLPCLRCVEALLGSQPSQNHLQSAGSGLCGVGPLGYYNGSLAVTESGSECLNWAEFPDYVQQYPDRGLGNHNYCRNPDRGATPWCFYRLASGAIGWASCDCNQGAVRLSEGGRVELYFSGLWGTICADRWTDWDASVVCRQLGVSEIGTAGKNSHAALGPVPLHLQSANCHGDEKALLQCGYQEATSGACNQGIAAAECVPPAGAGAPLRLAGGKESFEGRVEVYHDGRWGTICDDQWDDRDAEVVCRQLGFSGTPKALSWAHYGQGSGPILLDEVECSGNELSLDQCKKNNWGQQNCDHIEDAGVSCDPFTEGTVRLAGGRTPSEGRVEVYYRGDWGTVCDDGWTALSAQVVCRQLGFSGPASLASEGEYTPGQGFILLDDMACTGTEFSFLDCPHSNWGQHDCSHAEDVGVRCSPETNKIIEDTTGPPVRLADGESTKEGRVEVFLNGQWGSVCDDGWTDKDAVVVCRQLGYSGAAKARTMAYFGEGHGPIHLDNVECSGTERTLGECVKPDNEIHNCWHSEDAGVICDYMEEKAQDTRNAGSASGMCGMHLLHRRKKRIIGGNKSLRGGWPWQASLRLKGFHRDTRLLCGATLIHSCWVVTAAHCFKRFGTDVHRYLLRVGDYHTGVREAFEREIPVERIILHRNYRSSSNDNDIALVRMRGRGSHCLSFNRHVLPICLPDRKEKAAINRQACIISGWGDTDLANIQKGNPASAFQI from the exons ATGGAGCTTCCCAAAGCTCTCAGGTGCCTGATCCTGCTGCTGAGTTTGTTACCCTGCCTCAGATGTGTGGAG GCTCTCCTGGGATCGCAGCCCAGCCAAAACCATTTGCAGAGTGCAG GGTCCGGCTTGTGTGGCGTTGGGCCCCTCGGGTATTACAATGGCTCATTGGCTGTCACTGAGTCTGGGTCAGAATGTTTGAATTGGGCAGAGTTCCCTGATTATGTCCAGCAGTACCCAGACCGGGGCTTAGGGAACCACAACTACTGCAGAAATCCAGACAGGGGAGCCACACCTTGGTGCTTCTACCGGCTTGCTTCTGGAGCAATTGGCTGGGCCAGTTGTGACTGTAACCAGG GTGCTGTGCGGCTGTCTGAAGGCGGCAGGGTGGAGCTATACTTCAGCGGACTCTGGGGCACCATCTGTGCTGACCGTTGGACAGACTGGGATGCCAGTGTGGTCTGCAGGCAGCTGGGAGTCAG TGAGATAGGCACAGCTGGGAAGAACAGCCATGCTGCCTTGGGACCAGTTCCACTCCATCTGCAGTCGGCAAACTGCCATGGGGATGAGAAGGCCCTGCTGCAGTGTGGCTACCAGGAAGCTACATCCGGAGCCTGTAACCAGGGAATCGCAGCAGCAGAGTGCGTTCCTCCTGCAG GTGCCGGGGCCCCGCTGCGGCTGGCTGGGGGAAAGGAGAGCTTTGAGGGGCGAGTGGAGGTCTACCATGACGGCAGGTGGGGCACCATCTGTGATGACCAATGGGACGACCGGGATGCCGAGGTGGTTTGCAGGCAACTGGGGTTCAG TGGGACTCCAAAGGCCTTGTCGTGGGCTCACTACGGGCAGGGCTCTGGCCCAATCCTGCTGGATGAAGTGGAGTGCTCAGGGAACGAGCTGTCACTGGACCAGTGCAAGAAGAATAACTGGGGACAGCAAAACTGTGATCACATTGAGGATGCGGGAGTGTCCTGTGATCCCTTCACAG AGGGCACGGTCAGGCTGGCAGGAGGCCGCACCCCCAGCGAAGGGAGAGTGGAGGTTTATTACAGGGGAGACTGGGGCACGGTGTGTGATGACGGCTGGACGGCTCTTAGTGCCCAGGTGGTCTGCAGGCAGCTGGGCTTCAG TGGCCCTGCCAGCCTGGCGTCTGAGGGGGAGTACACACCCGGCCAAGGCTTTATCCTACTGGACGACATGGCTTGTACAGGCACAGAGTTCTCTTTCCTGGACTGTCCCCACAGCAACTGGGGGCAGCATGACTGCTCGCATGCCGAAGATGTGGGGGTCCGATGCTCCCCTGAAACCAATAAGATCATCGAAGACACTACTG GGCCCCCTGTGCGGCTGGCAGATGGAGAGAGCACCAAGGAGGGGCGGGTAGAGGTGTTCCTGAATGGGCAGTGGGGCAGTGTCTGCGACGATGGCTGGACAGACAAGGATGCAGTTGTGGTTTGCAGGCAGCTGGGTTACAG TGGCGCAGCAAAAGCCAGGACGATGGCGTATTTTGGGGAGGGGCACGGCCCCATCCATCTAGACAACGTGGAGTGCAGTGGCACAGAGCGCACACTGGGGGAATGTGTCAAACCCGACAATGAGATTCACAACTGTTGGCACAGTGAAGATGCTGGTGTGATCTGTGACTATATGGAAGAGAAGGCCCAGGACACCAGAAACGCAG GCTCAGCATCTGGCATGTGTGGGATGCACTTGCTTCACCGTCGCAAGAAAAGGATAATTGGTGGAAACAAGTCCCTCAG AGGTGGTTGGCCATGGCAGGCCTCACTGCGGCTAAAGGGGTTTCACAGAGACACTCGTCTGCTGTGTGGCGCCACGCTCATCCACAGCTGCTGGGTCGTGACTGCAGCGCACTGCTTCAAAAG GTTTGGCACTGATGTGCACCGCTACCTGCTGCGGGTAGGCGATTACCATACAGGCGTGAGGGAGGCGTTTGAGAGGGAGATTCCCGTCGAGAGGATCATCCTTCACAGGAACTACCGGTCCAGCAGCAATGACAATGATATCGCCCTGGTCAGGATGCGGGGCAGGGGTAGCCACTGCCTCTCCTTCAATCGCCACGTCCTGCCCATCTGCCTCCCTGACAGGAAGGAGAAGGCTGCCATTAACAGGCAGGCCTGCATTATCTCTGGCTGGGGAGACACAG
- the CHCHD1 gene encoding coiled-coil-helix-coiled-coil-helix domain-containing protein 1: protein MVAPVYPAWLRRLAAGRQQQRRAPAVRPARPLVLANQVANRRLRLGEATCTTEISLLMACWKQNEFNDSACAKEIQTFYDCVAKTDVEHKERLKQESLGQMGNLSPKTVNKLLRRFPNITDDF, encoded by the exons ATGGTGGCGCCCGTGTACCCGGCCTGGCTCAGGCGCTTGGCCgccgggaggcagcagcagcggcgGGCTCCCGCCGTGCGCCCCGCCCGCCCCCTGGTGCTGGCCAACCAGGTGGCGAACCGCCGTCTGCGCCTGGGAG AGGCAACGTGTACTACAGAGATATCATTACTGATGGCTTGCTGGAAGCAGAATGAGTTCAACGATTCAGCTTGTGCCAAGGAAATCCAGACATTCTATGATTGTGTGGCAAAGACAGAT GTGGAGCACAAGGAAAGACTTAAACAGGAGTCCCTGGGCCAGATGGGAAATTTATCTCCAAAGACAGTGAACAAACTGTTGAGAAGGTTCCCTAATATCACAGATGATTTTTAA